From a region of the Alnus glutinosa chromosome 1, dhAlnGlut1.1, whole genome shotgun sequence genome:
- the LOC133857033 gene encoding uncharacterized protein LOC133857033, translating into MGSLSEDEEYRFFDAQEDISWISDANSDSIEVSEASCSYDIWIRSPGSVKERRSKFLNWMGLSLDRIGRENPVDVCSDAPEEVVDRIRENSGAVLRTLGFEGEFYSNRSSMTCSKDDTYSSKQCSPGENFVCRDGNSGREAGLGQSVRAEESEDTSVSSISFQQLIEKEVETDNVVGSMKRTKKGWLSRLRTMACVVDSQGDAGQLRPGDNDAILRSRVQRVKVRQCRKQLKELSALYMGQDIQAHEGPILTMKFSPDGQYLASAGEDGIVRLWQVVEDERSNEIDIPEIDPSCIYFTVDHLSELKPLFVDKEKIGKLKSLRNNTSDSACVIFPPKVFRILEKPLHEFHGHSGEILDLSWSKNNYLLSSSIDKTVRLWQVGCEHCLKVFSHSNYVTCVQFNPVDDDYFISGSIDGKVRIWAIPGCQVVDWTDIREIVTAVCYRPDGQGSVVGSMTGICRFYNVSDNHLQLDAQVCVHSKKKTPCKRITGFQFFPQDSGKIMVTCADSQVRILHGTNVIGKYKGLRNTGNLISASFTSDGKHIVSASEDSNVYLWNCSSEEDTALAQAKNIRSCEHFSINASVAIPWCGLKCGNSLSRGHFPVLGENLAENLPFPSPACFSLSQEFLLESFPKGSATWPEEKLPTSSPISKTSAVHKSQYKFLKTSCQNTSSSHVWGLVIVTAGWDGRIKSFHNYGLPVPL; encoded by the exons ATGGGTAGTTTGAGCGAAGACGAAGAATATCGATTTTTCGATGCTCAAGAGGATATATCATGGATATCAGATGCAAATTCCGATAGCATTGAGGTATCTGAGGCTAGTTGTAGTTATGATATATGGATTCGGAGCCCAGGAAGTGTTAAAGAGCGTCGGAGTAAGTTTTTAAATTGGATGGGGTTGAGTTTGGATCGCATTGGACGTGAGAATCCAGTAGATGTATGTAGTGATGCACCGGAAGAAGTGGTTGATAGAATTAGAGAGAATAGTGGGGCTGTGTTGAGAACCTTAGGTTTCGAAGGTGAGTTTTATTCGAACCGGTCCTCAATGACTTGTTCTAAAGATGATACGTATTCTTCCAAACAGTGTAGTCCGGGGGAGAACTTTGTATGCAGAGATGGGAATTCCGGTAGAGAAGCAGGTTTGGGTCAGTCAGTAAGGGCTGAAGAGTCGGAGGATACTTCTGTGTCATCGATTTCGTTTCAACAACTGATAGAGAAGGAAGTTGAGACAGACAATGTGGTGGGGTCAATGAAGAGAACTAAGAAGGGTTGGTTGAGTAGATTACGCACCATGGCGTGTGTTGTTGATAGTCAAGGGGATGCCGGTCAACTAAGACCTGGTGACAATGATGCAATTCTACGTTCCAGGGTTCAAAGAGTTAAGGTCCGCCAATGCAGGAAACAGTTGAAAGAACTTTCAGCTCTTTATATGGGGCAAGATAtccaagcccatgagggtccaATTTTGACTATGAAATTTAGTCCTGATGGGCAGTATCTTGCAAGTGCTGGTGAGGATGGGATTGTTCGATTGTGGCAGGTTGTGGAGGATGAGAGGTCTAACGAAATTGACATTCCGGAAATAGACCCTTCCTGCATATATTTCACAGTGGATCATCTCTCTGAATTGAAGCCCCTCTTTGTGGATAAAGAGAAAATTGGAAAATTGAAGAGCCTGAGGAATAATACCTCAGATTCAGCATGTGTGATTTTTCCCCCTAAAGTCTTCCGCATATTGGAAAAACCATTGCATGAGTTCCATGGGCACAGTGGCGAGATCTTGGATCTCTCATGGTCAAAGAATAAT TATCTGCTCTCTTCATCAATTGACAAAACTGTTCGTCTGTGGCAAGTGGGATGTGAGCATTGCCTCAAAGTGTTTTCACATAGTAATTATG TGACCTGCGTTCAATTTAACCCTGTTGATGATGATTACTTCATCAGTGGTTCGATAGATGGAAAAGTTCGCATTTGGGCTATTCCTGGTTGTCAAGTTGTTGATTGGACTGATATAAGAGAAATTGTCACTGCAGTGTGCTATCGCCCTGATGGACAG GGGAGCGTTGTTGGCTCTATGACTGGCATTTGCCGCTTTTACAATGTATCAG ATAATCATTtgcaattggatgcccaagtatgcgtgcacagtaaaaaaaaaacaccctgcAAAAGGATTACTGGCTTCCAG tttttCCCACAAGACTCTGGCAAAATAATGGTCACCTGTGCTGATTCACAAGTCAGAATCCTTCATGGGACTAATGTGATTGGCAAATACAAGG gCCTTCGTAACACGGGAAACCTTATATCTGCATCTTTCACCTCAGATGGGAAACACATTGTTTCAGCTTCCGAGGATTCTAATGTATATTTATGGAACTGCAGTAGTGAGGAAGACACTGCCCTCGCCCAAGCCAAAAATATTAGGTCTTGTGAACACTTCTCCATCAATGCATCTGTTGCAATACCTTGGTGCGGTCTGAAATGTGGGAACTCATTAAGTAGAGGGCACTTTCCAGTCTTGGGTGAGAATCTGGCAGAAAATCTGCCTTTTCCTTCACCTGCTTGTTTCTCTCTGAGCCAAGAATTCCTCTTAGAGTCTTTTCCCAAGGGATCTGCAACTTGGCCAGAGGAGAAGCTTCCTACTTCAAGCCCAATTAGCAAGACATCTGCAGTGCATAAATCTCAATACAAGTTTTTGAAAACTTCTTGCCAGAACACATCCAGTTCTCATGTGTGGGGTCTGGTTATTGTGACTGCAGGCTGGGATGGACGGATAAAGTCATTCCACAATTATGGGTTACCAGTACCTCTTTGA